From one Neovison vison isolate M4711 chromosome 1, ASM_NN_V1, whole genome shotgun sequence genomic stretch:
- the GPX6 gene encoding glutathione peroxidase 6 yields the protein MSPHLWAAGLFPLFLVGLAQPTQKMKLDCYKGVTGTIYEYGALTLNEEEYVQFQRYAGKHVLFVNVATYUGLTAQYPELNALQEELKLFGVVVLGFPCNQFGKQEPGKNSEILSGLKYVRPGGGFVPNFQLFEKGDVNGEKEQKVFTFLKNSCPPTSDLLGSSNQLFWEPMKVHDIRWNFEKFLVGPDGVPVMRWFHKAPVSAVKADILEYLKQFQSE from the exons ATGTCGCCTCACCTCTGGGCTGCGGGGCTTTTCCCGCTGTTCCTGGTCGGCCTCGCCCAGCCGACCCAGAAGATGAAG CTGGATTGCTACAAGGGGGTGACGGGCACCATCTACGAGTACGGAGCCCTCACCCTCAATGAAGAGGAGTACGTGCAGTTCCAGCGCTACGCGGGCAAGCATGTGCTCTTTGTCAACGTGGCCACGTACTGAGGCCTGACAGCTCAGTATCCTG AACTGAATGCACTACAGGAGGAGCTGAAGCTTTTTGGTGTCGTGGTGCTGGGCTTTCCCTGCAACCAGTTTGGAAAACAAGAACCAGGGAAGAACTCAGAGATCCTTTCTGGGCTCAA GTATGTGCGACCCGGTGGTGGTTTTGTTCCCAATTTTCAGCTCTTTGAGAAAGGGGATGTGaatggagaaaaagaacagaaggtCTTTACCTTCCTGAAG AACTCCTGCCCTCCAACCTCTGATCTTCTGGGTTCATCAAACCAGCTCTTCTGGGAGCCCATGAAGGTCCACGACATCCGCTGGAACTTCGAGAAGTTCCTGGTGGGGCCTGACGGGGTCCCGGTCATGCGCTGGTTCCACAAGGCTCCCGTCAGCGCGGTCAAGGCAGACATCCTGGAGTACCTGAAACAGTTCCAAAGCGAGTAG